In one Heteronotia binoei isolate CCM8104 ecotype False Entrance Well chromosome 1, APGP_CSIRO_Hbin_v1, whole genome shotgun sequence genomic region, the following are encoded:
- the HAPLN2 gene encoding hyaluronan and proteoglycan link protein 2 isoform X1: MHHLLVLASFCLSSLSGSSAIYQRPTYPATPPPLQHLLNPINKIVHTQRGATVTMPCVLRAPLPQNYKVRWSKVEPAEYMEVVILITNGAHHKTYGPLGSRVHLRRNHRYDASLTISNVALEDEGRYRCQLINSLEDESLSLVLQLDGVVFPYQTSHGRYKFNYFEAKQACQGQDSRLATYGQLYKAWTEGLDWCNAGWVMEGTVHYPIINSREPCGGRLLLPGVRSYGSKDKSKDRFDAFCFSSAVKGRVYFIRGHLNFKEATQACQKDRATIAKVGQLYAAWKFSQLDHCDGGWLDDGSVRYPIITPRTGCGGLPDPGVRSFGFPSKLRKKYGVYCFSVK, from the exons ATGCACCATCTGCTGGTCTTGGCATCCTTTTGTCTTTCATCCCTTTCTGGGAGCTCAGCAATTTACCAAAGGCCAACATACCCAG CAACACCACCACCTCTCCAACACTTGCTGAACCCAATCAACAAGATCGTGCACACCCAGAGAGGGGCTACCGTCACCATGCCCTGTGTTTTGAGGGCACCGCTGCCCCAAAACTATAAGGTGAGGTGGAGCAAGGTGGAGCCAGCTGAATACATGGAGGTCGTCATCCTGATCACCAATGGGGCCCATCATAAAACCTATGGTCCGCTGGGCAGCCGGGTTCACCTCAGGCGCAACCACCGCTATGATGCCTCTCTGACCatctccaacgtggccctggaaGATGAAGGCCGCTACCGCTGCCAGCTGATCAACAGTCTGGAAGATGAGAGTTTGTCTCTTGTATTACAACTAGACG GTGTTGTCTTTCCGTACCAGACTAGCCACGGGCGCTACAAATTCAACTATTTTGAAGCCAAACAAGCATGTCAAGGGCAGGACTCTAGGCTGGCCACATATGGACAGCTTTACAAAG CCTGGACTGAAGGGCTGGACTGGTGCAATGCAGGCTGGGTCATGGAAGGGACTGTACATTATCCCATAATTAACTCCCGTGAGCCCTGCGGGGGCCGTCTCCTTCTCCCTGGTGTCCGGAGCTATGGGTCCAAGGACAAGTCAAAGGATCGGTTTGATGCCTTCTGCTTCTCTTCCGCTGTGAAAG GCCGTGTCTACTTCATCCGGGGACACCTGAATTTCAAGGAAGCAACTCAGGCTTGCCAGAAGGACAGAGCCACCATTGCCAAGGTTGGGCAGTTGTACGCAGCATGGAAGTTTTCCCAGCTGGATCACTGTGACGGAGGCTGGCTAGATGATGGCAGCGTGCGCTACCCAATTATCACTCCCCGCACTGGCTGTGGAGGTCTCCCCGATCCTGGTGTCCGCAGTTTTGGTTTCCCCAGCAAGCTAAGGAAGAAGTATGGCGTCTACTGCTTTTCAGTGAAGTAG
- the HAPLN2 gene encoding hyaluronan and proteoglycan link protein 2 isoform X2, with the protein MPCVLRAPLPQNYKVRWSKVEPAEYMEVVILITNGAHHKTYGPLGSRVHLRRNHRYDASLTISNVALEDEGRYRCQLINSLEDESLSLVLQLDGVVFPYQTSHGRYKFNYFEAKQACQGQDSRLATYGQLYKAWTEGLDWCNAGWVMEGTVHYPIINSREPCGGRLLLPGVRSYGSKDKSKDRFDAFCFSSAVKGRVYFIRGHLNFKEATQACQKDRATIAKVGQLYAAWKFSQLDHCDGGWLDDGSVRYPIITPRTGCGGLPDPGVRSFGFPSKLRKKYGVYCFSVK; encoded by the exons ATGCCCTGTGTTTTGAGGGCACCGCTGCCCCAAAACTATAAGGTGAGGTGGAGCAAGGTGGAGCCAGCTGAATACATGGAGGTCGTCATCCTGATCACCAATGGGGCCCATCATAAAACCTATGGTCCGCTGGGCAGCCGGGTTCACCTCAGGCGCAACCACCGCTATGATGCCTCTCTGACCatctccaacgtggccctggaaGATGAAGGCCGCTACCGCTGCCAGCTGATCAACAGTCTGGAAGATGAGAGTTTGTCTCTTGTATTACAACTAGACG GTGTTGTCTTTCCGTACCAGACTAGCCACGGGCGCTACAAATTCAACTATTTTGAAGCCAAACAAGCATGTCAAGGGCAGGACTCTAGGCTGGCCACATATGGACAGCTTTACAAAG CCTGGACTGAAGGGCTGGACTGGTGCAATGCAGGCTGGGTCATGGAAGGGACTGTACATTATCCCATAATTAACTCCCGTGAGCCCTGCGGGGGCCGTCTCCTTCTCCCTGGTGTCCGGAGCTATGGGTCCAAGGACAAGTCAAAGGATCGGTTTGATGCCTTCTGCTTCTCTTCCGCTGTGAAAG GCCGTGTCTACTTCATCCGGGGACACCTGAATTTCAAGGAAGCAACTCAGGCTTGCCAGAAGGACAGAGCCACCATTGCCAAGGTTGGGCAGTTGTACGCAGCATGGAAGTTTTCCCAGCTGGATCACTGTGACGGAGGCTGGCTAGATGATGGCAGCGTGCGCTACCCAATTATCACTCCCCGCACTGGCTGTGGAGGTCTCCCCGATCCTGGTGTCCGCAGTTTTGGTTTCCCCAGCAAGCTAAGGAAGAAGTATGGCGTCTACTGCTTTTCAGTGAAGTAG